Proteins co-encoded in one Halobacteriovoraceae bacterium genomic window:
- a CDS encoding cytochrome c oxidase subunit 3 has protein sequence MGGAVNRGLIEYPEDKTFGKASPGKIGMWIFLGTDGLSFSGLLIAYAVLRISKPWPNPIEALGGVGLSGFMTFLLICSSVSMVLSIDACKHRDKKGMITWLIATIAGGASFLAIQAYEYIHLHHSGVTFNHFVGGQHLFGATFYSITGFHGLHVFTGVMYLCFMLKKALAGDFDHGNHNQLEIAGLFWHFVDLVWILVFTFVYLL, from the coding sequence ATGGGCGGAGCAGTAAATAGAGGATTAATAGAGTATCCAGAAGATAAAACTTTTGGAAAAGCGTCCCCAGGAAAAATTGGGATGTGGATTTTTCTTGGCACAGATGGACTGTCGTTCTCTGGATTGTTAATCGCTTACGCCGTTCTAAGAATATCAAAACCGTGGCCCAATCCTATTGAAGCACTAGGAGGAGTTGGGCTTTCAGGTTTTATGACATTCTTGCTTATATGCTCTTCTGTATCGATGGTACTTTCAATTGATGCATGCAAACATCGAGATAAAAAGGGAATGATTACTTGGCTTATTGCTACTATCGCTGGTGGAGCTTCTTTTCTGGCCATTCAGGCCTATGAATATATTCACCTCCATCACAGTGGTGTAACTTTTAATCACTTTGTTGGAGGACAGCATCTATTTGGAGCAACTTTTTACTCAATTACCGGATTTCATGGACTACATGTTTTTACAGGTGTTATGTACTTGTGTTTTATGCTGAAAAAAGCACTTGCTGGTGACTTTGATCATGGAAATCATAACCAACTTGAAATCGCTGGACTTTTTTGGCACTTTGTCGACTTAGTGTGGATTCTTGTATTCACCTTTGTTTATTTACTGTAG
- a CDS encoding ubiquinol-cytochrome c reductase iron-sulfur subunit, producing the protein MSDEKRQLNRREFFSYFTMGWIAFGAASAGLLSLVFRFLYPNVNFEPEMEFIAGQPIDYDNGVDERWKKKYGVWMVKQEGKLVALSNICTHLGCIPNWLPAELKFKCPCHGSGYYMNGVNFEGPAPRPLERYKVALNPEGKIVVDKTKIFREEKGQWSNPSSFIEV; encoded by the coding sequence ATGAGTGACGAAAAAAGACAATTAAACCGAAGAGAATTCTTTAGCTATTTTACTATGGGTTGGATAGCCTTTGGTGCCGCATCCGCAGGACTTCTCAGTTTAGTATTTAGATTCTTATATCCAAACGTAAATTTTGAACCAGAAATGGAATTTATTGCAGGTCAACCAATTGATTATGACAATGGCGTTGATGAACGATGGAAGAAAAAATATGGTGTGTGGATGGTTAAACAAGAAGGAAAACTCGTAGCACTCTCTAATATTTGTACACATCTTGGCTGTATTCCAAATTGGCTTCCAGCTGAATTAAAATTTAAATGTCCTTGTCACGGTTCAGGATATTATATGAACGGAGTCAACTTCGAAGGACCTGCCCCTCGTCCACTAGAACGCTACAAAGTTGCTTTAAATCCTGAAGGAAAAATTGTTGTTGATAAAACCAAAATATTTCGAGAAGAAAAAGGACAATGGTCTAATCCAAGTTCATTTATTGAAGTTTAA
- a CDS encoding DUF420 domain-containing protein: protein MALNNFPFINALLNTCSFILLMAGYISIKNDKKIFHRNCMVLALITSACFLVFYLFYHYNFGSKRFPELGLIKTIYLVILFTHTILATAMVPMIVKTFYHAFKGQWDKHKKIARLTLPVWIYVSFTGILIYLMLYQLPKFLKLT from the coding sequence ATGGCACTAAATAATTTTCCATTTATAAATGCGTTGCTAAATACATGTTCATTTATATTACTCATGGCCGGGTACATCTCGATAAAAAATGATAAAAAAATATTTCATAGAAATTGCATGGTCTTGGCATTAATTACTTCGGCCTGCTTTTTGGTTTTTTATCTCTTTTATCATTACAATTTCGGATCAAAGAGATTTCCAGAGCTAGGCCTAATAAAAACGATCTATCTCGTAATTCTCTTTACACATACTATACTAGCTACAGCAATGGTACCAATGATAGTAAAAACTTTTTATCACGCGTTTAAAGGTCAGTGGGATAAACACAAGAAAATCGCCAGGTTGACTTTACCTGTTTGGATTTATGTGTCATTTACAGGGATCTTAATATACTTGATGCTTTATCAATTACCAAAATTTTTAAAGCTTACATAA
- a CDS encoding cytochrome b N-terminal domain-containing protein: MAGKSIADKVRETQVWKSIFRHGPPTNARNRAAVIAGNVFLHLHPIKLKKSGVQLGYTWCMGGLTFFIFLALTVTGVLLMFYYRPTAEYAFHDIIALKEHVPLGIMREIHRWGAHAMVITVWLHMFRVFMTGSYKPPREFNWGIGVILLVLTLLLSFTGYLLPWDQLAIWAITVGSNMAKATPFLGHGGPGASLAQIGDFVMVSDKNDVRFQLLAGRFVGEPALLRFYILHCIFIPLVVGVLIAIHFWRVRKDGGISAPL; encoded by the coding sequence ATGGCAGGAAAAAGTATTGCTGATAAAGTGAGAGAGACGCAAGTTTGGAAATCTATATTTAGACATGGGCCACCAACTAATGCTCGAAATAGAGCAGCTGTAATTGCAGGCAATGTCTTTCTTCATTTGCATCCTATAAAATTAAAAAAATCAGGAGTTCAACTTGGCTACACTTGGTGTATGGGTGGGTTAACTTTCTTTATATTTTTGGCCCTAACAGTAACTGGTGTTCTATTAATGTTCTATTATAGACCAACTGCAGAATATGCTTTTCACGATATTATCGCTCTAAAAGAACATGTGCCCTTAGGAATTATGAGAGAAATTCATAGATGGGGTGCGCACGCAATGGTTATCACTGTTTGGTTGCACATGTTTCGCGTGTTTATGACAGGATCATATAAACCACCAAGAGAATTTAATTGGGGAATTGGTGTCATCCTACTCGTCCTAACCCTGTTACTATCCTTTACAGGATATCTTCTTCCCTGGGACCAGCTTGCCATCTGGGCCATTACTGTTGGTTCTAATATGGCCAAAGCTACTCCATTTCTTGGACATGGTGGACCAGGGGCCAGTCTTGCTCAAATTGGAGATTTTGTAATGGTCTCTGATAAAAATGATGTTCGTTTCCAACTTTTGGCCGGGAGATTTGTTGGAGAACCCGCACTTCTAAGATTTTATATTCTTCACTGTATTTTTATACCTCTGGTTGTAGGTGTACTTATAGCAATACATTTTTGGAGAGTTAGAAAGGATGGCGGAATTTCTGCCCCATTGTAA
- a CDS encoding ATP-dependent metallopeptidase FtsH/Yme1/Tma family protein — translation MKKYLPNKSRPNGMFFFFLLMIFFIYMSEFIKNSQSQSIPYSQFKHEANNGNINSLTFKGLIIEGSFKQEIQNANKSYKSFSTIMPSIEDQQLIPLLEKHEVEINALKDEPGSILLILSNLLPVIIIIGFLVWSGRKMNGMMGKFNPKNPFGESGKKFQVTKPDTNFSDVAGVENAKKDLQEIIDYLKDPSKFEKVGAELPKGVLLQGPPGTGKTLLARASAGEANVPFFSISGSEFIELYVGMGASRVRELFSEAKKQAPSIIFIDEIDSVGRARGTGLGGGHDEREQTLNQILSEMDGFSSREKVVVMAATNRPDVLDSALVRPGRFDRQVTLDLPHKNARIEILNVHLKKLKLGKGIDSEKLAQATPGFSGADLKNLVNEAALLTARKNAPQTTMNIFDEARDKVVMGNPRENFLTEKDKEIIAVHEAGHALVAMCLKGADPVRKITIIPRGRALGFTEQFQIEERVNLSKTHLENQIAILLGGRIAEEVIFNEITTGAEDDLKRATKLIRKMIVNWGMSKKLGYVAFSQGEEHSFLGREMSRPKDFSESTAAKIDEEIQNMMKSKEEQVSKIINDNKLKLLAMSGKLMEQEILLEDEIKQIFS, via the coding sequence ATGAAAAAATATTTGCCAAATAAGTCTAGACCTAATGGTATGTTCTTTTTTTTCCTATTAATGATCTTTTTTATATATATGTCTGAATTTATTAAAAATTCACAGTCACAATCTATACCTTATAGCCAATTTAAACATGAGGCGAATAACGGAAATATTAATTCTCTTACTTTTAAAGGCCTAATAATAGAAGGTTCTTTCAAGCAAGAAATTCAAAATGCCAACAAGTCATATAAATCTTTTTCTACTATAATGCCTTCAATTGAAGACCAACAGTTAATTCCACTTCTGGAAAAACATGAAGTTGAAATCAATGCTTTAAAGGATGAACCAGGAAGCATTCTTCTCATTTTATCAAATTTATTGCCAGTCATTATCATTATAGGATTTCTAGTTTGGAGTGGCCGGAAAATGAATGGAATGATGGGGAAATTTAACCCGAAAAATCCATTTGGAGAAAGTGGTAAGAAGTTTCAGGTAACTAAACCTGATACGAACTTTTCAGATGTCGCCGGCGTAGAAAATGCAAAAAAAGACCTTCAAGAAATAATAGATTACTTAAAAGATCCTTCAAAATTTGAGAAAGTTGGAGCAGAGTTACCAAAAGGAGTATTACTACAAGGCCCTCCTGGTACAGGAAAAACTTTATTGGCCAGAGCATCTGCAGGAGAGGCGAATGTTCCTTTTTTTAGCATAAGTGGTTCCGAATTTATTGAACTCTATGTAGGTATGGGAGCATCAAGAGTAAGAGAATTATTTTCTGAGGCCAAGAAACAGGCCCCATCCATCATTTTTATAGATGAAATAGACTCAGTTGGTAGAGCAAGAGGCACAGGCCTAGGTGGAGGACATGATGAAAGAGAACAGACTCTTAATCAAATACTTTCTGAAATGGATGGGTTCTCGTCAAGAGAAAAAGTAGTTGTAATGGCAGCTACAAATAGACCTGATGTTCTAGACTCAGCTCTTGTTAGACCTGGTAGATTTGACAGACAAGTAACGCTTGATCTCCCCCACAAAAATGCGAGAATTGAAATTCTAAATGTTCATCTTAAAAAATTAAAATTGGGTAAAGGAATTGATTCAGAAAAACTGGCACAAGCTACTCCAGGTTTTTCAGGTGCTGATCTTAAAAACCTAGTTAACGAAGCAGCATTGTTAACTGCTAGAAAAAATGCCCCCCAAACCACAATGAATATTTTTGACGAGGCCAGAGATAAGGTCGTAATGGGAAATCCAAGAGAAAATTTTCTAACAGAAAAAGATAAAGAAATTATTGCTGTTCACGAGGCCGGGCATGCTTTAGTTGCAATGTGTCTTAAAGGCGCAGACCCTGTAAGAAAAATTACCATCATTCCAAGAGGAAGAGCACTTGGCTTCACTGAACAATTTCAAATTGAAGAGAGAGTAAATCTTTCAAAAACTCATTTAGAAAATCAAATCGCAATTTTGTTAGGAGGTAGAATTGCTGAAGAAGTCATTTTCAATGAAATCACTACAGGGGCGGAAGATGATCTCAAAAGAGCAACAAAATTAATTCGTAAAATGATAGTAAATTGGGGAATGAGTAAAAAATTGGGTTATGTAGCCTTCTCTCAAGGCGAAGAACATAGTTTTTTGGGACGTGAAATGTCTAGACCAAAAGATTTTAGTGAATCTACAGCTGCAAAAATAGATGAAGAAATTCAAAACATGATGAAATCCAAAGAAGAGCAAGTATCAAAAATAATTAACGACAATAAATTGAAATTACTCGCGATGTCAGGCAAACTTATGGAACAAGAAATTTTATTAGAGGATGAAATCAAACAAATCTTTTCTTAA
- a CDS encoding c-type cytochrome: protein MNKKHEPGMAYDMKKLHKFFAVLSITFFMVVIWVFLDDFIRPWKAVQVQAMQIERKKIQENIDLAKKEIDPIKLDQLKKDLEKGKQTVASKKAEIEKYESEYETLIKNIKKQNIQNGEYNAEVAALTFEYETAHAHHDHKAPKLYEKLRKYKTLFAESKNKIKEYDLERKRLENVLADLRTAQVSISKEIEKMTMKVDLLNSALKKTEINPLFVLRNSPFVDYMDPTIKVNYLVLNDYVDDLYFRKVPKKEFCTTCHTKIDKPGYEKEDNPHKTHPKLDLMVGLNSPHPMKKTGCTSCHDGEGHRLRDFSAVAHTPENPEQQKLWEQKYHWHAPHKIAKPMLKKSQSEASCIKCHKDVQYIPEATVLNEGRRNIDKFGCYGCHKIQGWEHKRKPGPSLEKIAGKVSKEFFKNWVWDPKSFNKHAKMPSFFNQSNNTQAEFRNKNITEINAAAEFVYSISEKYEPFEKYTGGNAEKGKELVSKVGCVACHGVEGLDDINNKVNAYKGPFLTGTGSKVSADWLISWLIKPSHYQKDTIMPSFRLSKEEANHITAFLMTLKNEKFERLKFEGLDPSLRDEMLTTYLTAFDTIDVAKGKLSNMSDYDKTIELGKRTVGKYGCYSCHSLKGFDDRAPIGPELTNVGSKPVEQFAFGHVKIDHKRDAWIYNHLLNPRQWDGGTDKPFKDLLRMPNFNMTENEAKTITVALLGQVSDPIPLSGMRLYNADEQKVVEGMKVLHKFNCVGCHQVDGRFGDILPVFEQEDINAGPPRLVGEGHRVQSDWFFKFLNNVHVIRPWLNIRMPSFNMTDDERNAIVAMFQHKSKRPTFIEIPEKVIWEPGEKEAAKALFKSYDCTSCHAGGFVAGGEELAPDLHYAKKRLRPSWISKWLSNPQAILPGTTMPNFWEEGEAMDPQILGGDMKKQIQALTKLILEFGYDKYHEPFKVYDPTK from the coding sequence ATGAATAAAAAACATGAACCAGGTATGGCCTATGATATGAAAAAACTGCATAAATTTTTTGCAGTTTTATCTATCACGTTTTTTATGGTTGTCATTTGGGTCTTCCTTGATGATTTTATCAGACCTTGGAAAGCAGTCCAAGTACAGGCAATGCAAATTGAGCGTAAAAAAATTCAGGAAAATATTGATTTAGCAAAAAAAGAAATTGATCCAATTAAACTTGATCAACTAAAAAAGGATCTTGAAAAAGGTAAGCAAACTGTCGCATCAAAAAAAGCAGAAATTGAAAAATACGAATCAGAATATGAAACTCTGATAAAAAATATCAAAAAACAAAATATTCAAAACGGTGAATATAACGCAGAAGTTGCCGCTCTAACATTTGAGTATGAAACGGCTCACGCGCACCACGACCATAAAGCTCCAAAGCTTTATGAAAAACTTAGAAAATACAAAACACTTTTTGCAGAATCTAAAAATAAAATTAAAGAATACGATCTCGAAAGAAAAAGACTTGAAAATGTTCTAGCTGATCTTAGAACTGCACAAGTTTCAATCTCAAAAGAAATCGAAAAAATGACTATGAAAGTAGATCTATTGAATTCTGCTTTGAAAAAGACAGAAATCAATCCTCTTTTTGTCCTTAGAAATTCTCCTTTTGTAGATTATATGGATCCAACCATTAAGGTTAACTATCTCGTTTTAAATGATTACGTTGATGATCTTTATTTTAGAAAGGTTCCCAAAAAGGAATTTTGCACTACATGCCACACTAAAATAGATAAACCTGGGTATGAAAAAGAAGACAACCCACATAAAACCCACCCAAAACTAGATCTTATGGTTGGACTTAATTCTCCGCACCCAATGAAAAAAACAGGTTGTACAAGTTGTCACGATGGAGAAGGGCACAGACTAAGAGATTTCTCGGCCGTTGCACATACTCCAGAGAATCCTGAGCAGCAAAAATTATGGGAACAGAAATATCATTGGCATGCTCCCCATAAAATAGCTAAACCTATGTTGAAAAAATCACAATCTGAGGCCTCTTGTATAAAATGTCATAAAGATGTTCAGTATATTCCTGAAGCTACAGTCCTCAACGAAGGAAGAAGAAATATTGATAAATTTGGATGCTACGGATGCCACAAAATTCAAGGCTGGGAACATAAAAGAAAACCAGGACCTAGCTTAGAAAAAATTGCAGGTAAAGTTTCTAAAGAATTTTTCAAAAACTGGGTATGGGATCCTAAATCATTCAATAAACATGCAAAAATGCCTTCGTTTTTCAATCAATCAAATAATACTCAGGCAGAATTTAGAAATAAAAATATTACTGAAATCAATGCTGCTGCTGAATTTGTATATTCTATCTCTGAAAAATATGAACCATTTGAAAAATATACAGGTGGAAATGCTGAAAAAGGAAAAGAGCTTGTTTCTAAAGTCGGATGTGTAGCCTGTCATGGAGTTGAAGGCCTAGACGATATCAACAACAAGGTAAATGCATATAAAGGTCCTTTCTTGACTGGGACTGGATCAAAAGTTTCAGCAGATTGGTTAATTTCTTGGCTCATAAAGCCCTCGCACTACCAAAAAGACACCATAATGCCTTCATTTAGACTTTCTAAAGAAGAGGCCAATCATATTACTGCCTTTTTGATGACTCTAAAAAATGAGAAATTTGAACGATTAAAATTTGAAGGACTGGATCCATCCCTTAGAGATGAAATGCTAACAACATATCTTACCGCCTTTGACACAATTGATGTTGCCAAAGGAAAACTTTCAAATATGTCAGATTATGACAAAACAATTGAGTTAGGGAAAAGAACTGTAGGCAAGTACGGTTGCTACTCTTGCCACTCATTAAAAGGCTTTGATGATAGGGCACCCATTGGGCCAGAATTAACAAATGTTGGTTCAAAACCAGTTGAACAATTTGCTTTTGGACATGTCAAAATCGATCATAAAAGAGATGCGTGGATATATAACCATCTCTTGAATCCAAGACAATGGGATGGTGGAACTGATAAACCATTTAAAGATCTTCTCAGAATGCCTAATTTCAACATGACCGAGAATGAGGCGAAAACAATTACAGTCGCACTGCTAGGTCAAGTAAGTGATCCTATACCACTGAGTGGTATGAGACTATATAATGCAGATGAACAGAAAGTTGTTGAAGGTATGAAAGTTCTTCATAAATTCAACTGTGTAGGTTGTCACCAAGTCGATGGAAGATTCGGTGACATACTCCCTGTTTTTGAACAAGAAGATATTAACGCCGGGCCACCACGCTTGGTTGGTGAAGGCCATAGGGTTCAGTCCGACTGGTTTTTTAAATTCTTGAATAATGTTCACGTAATTAGACCATGGCTAAATATTAGAATGCCTTCTTTCAATATGACCGATGATGAACGAAATGCAATTGTGGCCATGTTCCAACATAAATCTAAACGTCCTACTTTTATTGAGATTCCTGAAAAAGTAATCTGGGAGCCAGGCGAAAAAGAAGCAGCGAAGGCCTTATTTAAATCTTATGATTGTACTTCCTGTCACGCAGGTGGATTCGTTGCCGGAGGTGAAGAATTGGCACCTGATTTACATTATGCTAAAAAACGTCTAAGACCTTCTTGGATTTCAAAATGGTTATCAAATCCTCAAGCGATCTTGCCCGGGACCACGATGCCAAACTTTTGGGAAGAAGGAGAGGCCATGGATCCACAAATTCTTGGTGGAGATATGAAAAAACAGATTCAGGCCTTAACGAAATTAATTTTAGAGTTCGGGTACGATAAATATCACGAACCATTTAAAGTTTATGATCCAACTAAATAA
- the raiA gene encoding ribosome-associated translation inhibitor RaiA: MKFVISFRHMEHTPALDELIKSKSQKLEKFIKDENAELHWTCWVENKTQIAELTLRNHKQDFAAKAQTEDLYKSVDEVIKKMDKQLSGQHDKFQH; the protein is encoded by the coding sequence ATGAAATTTGTGATTAGTTTTAGACATATGGAGCATACTCCGGCACTTGATGAACTTATAAAATCAAAATCCCAAAAACTTGAAAAATTCATAAAAGATGAGAATGCTGAACTTCACTGGACATGTTGGGTGGAAAATAAAACTCAGATTGCAGAATTGACTTTAAGAAACCATAAGCAAGATTTTGCGGCCAAGGCCCAAACAGAAGATCTTTACAAATCTGTGGATGAAGTCATTAAGAAGATGGATAAACAATTATCGGGGCAACACGATAAATTTCAGCACTAG
- a CDS encoding HEAT repeat domain-containing protein → MASISNTKSGKNILENSFVGSLVVPIAIVLVGALIIFGVTQMLSTGKTYKDLVYDLQSKTFGNRWIAAYELSKQIASQNIPESERPWLALKLEEIYRSSNDHRTKEFLIVTLGTLAQTTSLEIFKNGLNEKEGNVKFHSLVAISNMPKGTQFDWTILNNLLEDSDQGIQQLAIFAIGRHGNRDQISKIVPFLESKKRFLKYSAATSLIEHKFQKAIPVLKEILLLDSAPQVQSEFNQEKVYALKMNVLSALKKARWNDINDVIEKISNDDKNVKVVSMARDVLKELKN, encoded by the coding sequence ATGGCCAGTATTTCAAATACAAAAAGTGGAAAAAATATCCTCGAGAATTCTTTCGTTGGAAGTTTGGTTGTACCAATAGCAATTGTATTGGTAGGAGCGTTAATCATCTTTGGTGTGACGCAGATGCTTTCAACCGGAAAAACATACAAAGATCTAGTGTACGACTTACAATCCAAAACATTTGGAAATAGATGGATTGCTGCCTATGAATTGTCTAAACAAATTGCTTCCCAAAATATTCCCGAAAGTGAACGCCCTTGGTTGGCCCTTAAACTTGAAGAAATTTACAGAAGCTCTAACGACCACCGAACAAAAGAATTTCTTATCGTCACTCTAGGAACTTTGGCCCAAACAACTTCTTTGGAAATATTCAAAAATGGACTTAATGAAAAAGAAGGGAATGTAAAATTTCATTCTTTAGTTGCTATTAGCAATATGCCAAAGGGCACTCAGTTTGATTGGACTATATTGAATAACCTCCTAGAAGATTCTGATCAAGGTATTCAACAACTGGCCATCTTTGCCATTGGTCGACATGGAAATCGTGACCAAATCTCGAAAATAGTTCCCTTTCTAGAAAGCAAAAAACGTTTTCTAAAGTATTCTGCTGCAACTTCACTCATAGAACATAAATTTCAAAAGGCAATCCCCGTACTTAAAGAAATCCTTCTTTTAGACTCAGCGCCACAGGTGCAAAGTGAATTTAATCAAGAGAAAGTCTATGCGTTAAAAATGAATGTCTTATCTGCGTTGAAAAAGGCCAGGTGGAATGATATTAATGACGTTATAGAAAAAATTTCTAATGATGATAAAAATGTGAAAGTCGTCTCTATGGCCAGAGACGTACTAAAAGAGTTGAAAAATTAG
- a CDS encoding HAD-IA family hydrolase: MTKNLIFDFDGTICDSYDVFKESFLEVCKKYKLNASVFDLENVRELSSEEILKKLNVSWWKLPFILKDGRSEMFKRRSELRIFPGVEKILPQLAKDFNLFIVTSNSHQIVTEVLNDQAKYFKEIHAGRGLTNKSKSIKKIKKNYPAHENYYIGDEVRDVRCAHRSSVMAIAVTWGYNSIHRLQALENVALINNPAELCTNFKNIKKS, translated from the coding sequence GTGACCAAAAATCTAATTTTTGATTTTGACGGTACAATATGTGACTCTTATGATGTTTTTAAGGAATCCTTCCTTGAAGTTTGCAAAAAGTATAAATTAAATGCGAGTGTGTTTGATTTGGAAAATGTACGTGAACTATCAAGTGAAGAAATTCTTAAAAAGCTAAATGTTTCGTGGTGGAAGCTCCCTTTTATTTTAAAAGATGGGCGTTCTGAAATGTTTAAAAGAAGAAGTGAATTAAGAATTTTTCCAGGAGTAGAAAAAATTCTTCCTCAGCTTGCAAAAGATTTTAATCTTTTTATCGTCACTTCAAATAGTCATCAAATAGTTACTGAAGTATTAAATGATCAAGCTAAATATTTTAAAGAAATACATGCTGGTCGTGGCCTAACTAATAAATCAAAGAGTATCAAAAAGATAAAAAAAAATTATCCTGCCCACGAAAATTATTATATTGGAGATGAAGTAAGAGACGTCAGATGTGCTCATCGTTCTAGTGTTATGGCGATTGCTGTGACATGGGGATATAATTCAATACATAGGTTACAAGCTTTAGAAAACGTTGCACTCATCAACAATCCGGCCGAACTTTGCACCAATTTTAAAAATATAAAAAAATCATAA